GGGGCCGGCAGCGCGCCGGTGAGGAGGGTGCGCATCGTCTCCGCCGCGCGGACGGCCGCGTCCCCGCAGCAGTTGTTGAAGAGCAGGTGGAGTTCGTCGGTGCGGTCGGCCAGCCGGCGGATGCGCGGCAGCCATTCCGCCAGTTCCGCCGCGGAATAGGTGTGGCGGAAGCGGTCCTCCTTGGTGCCGGTGCCCCAGCGCGGGCTGCGGCCGTGGAAGCGGACCAGGCCGAGCCGGGGCGTGGTGACGGGCGCGTCCGGGGGCAGCGAGCCGGAAAGGCCCCGGACGGTGTCCACGGCCACGGCGGTGGCGTCCAGGTCGGCGAGGAAGGGGGCGGTGCGGTCGCTGTGCCACCAGGCGGGGTCGCGGAACTCCACGGCGAAGGGCCAGTCGCGGGCCCGTTCACGGGCCGCGCGGACGAATGCCTCGGCGCGGGGGCCGGGGGTGAGGGAGGGCGGGTACTGGAAGAGGAGCGTGCCGAGGCGGCCGGCGCGGCGCAGCGGCTCCAGGGCCTCGGCGTAGCGGGACCACACCTCGGCCAGCAGGGCGTCGTCGCGGGCCCGGCCCCGCAGGTCCGCGGGGAGCGCGGCGGGGCGGGTCGGGTGGCCGGTGAGCAGGGCGTGCGCCTTGACGTCGAAGCGGAAGCCGTCGGGGGTGCGCTCGGCCCAGCGGGCGGTGGTGGCGGCCGTGGGCAGGGCGTAGTACGGGGAGTCCGCCTCCACCACGGGGAAGCGGGTGGCGTAGTGGCGCAGACGGCCCTCGGTGTCGCGCCGGCCCGGCGGGTACCAGCCGGAGGCGAGGAGGGCGCGGTCGGTCCAGCCGCAGGTGCCGATGAGGATGTTCGCCATGGGAGCGGGGGTACCCAGTAGTTCATCCGGTCTTCACGCGCGGGGTTCGGACACGGCAGGAGAAGGGAATCTTGGCGTGTGCATGCTTAGTCGGTACCGCCAGCCCCGCTTCCCCCCGGAGGTCGATGTGTCCGGCAGTTCCCCGTTCCGCCGCGCCCGCACCGTCGTGACGGCCGCCGCCGCCCTCGCCGCCGCGGCCGGCCTGTGGGCCGGGCCCGGCGGCGCGGCCGCGCAGGCCGCGGGCGCCGTGCCCAGCCCCGACCACGTGGTCGTCGTGGTCTTCGAGAACCACTCGTACAGCCAGGTCATCGGGTCCTCCAGCGCGCCGTACATCAACTCGCTGAAGTCCGGCGGCGCCAATCTCACCCAGTCGTACGCGCTGACGCACCCGAGCCAGCCGAACTACTTCGACCTGTTCTCCGGTGCCACGCAGGGCATCACGGACGACAGCTGCTACACCCCCGGCTTCTCGTCCGCCCCCAACCTGGCCTCGGAGCTGATCGCCGCCGGGCGCAGCTGGGCCAGCTACAACGAGTCGCTGCCGAGCCAGGGTTCGACCACGTGCAGCAGCGGATCGTACGCGCGCAAGCACAACCCCTGGTTCGGGTTCGGCAACGTGCCGACGTCGAGCGCGAAGACCTTCGCCCAGTTCCCGACCGACTACTCGACCCTGCCCCAGCTGTCGTTCGTGACCCCGAACCTGTGCAGCGACATGCACGACTGCTCGGTGTCCACCGGTGACACCTGGCTGAAGAACAACCTGGGCGGCTACGCGAGTTGGGCCAAGACCCACAACAGCCTGCTCGTGGTCACCTTCGACGAGGACGACTCGAAGAGCGGGAACCGCATCCCGACCGTGCTCTACGGCCAGCCGGTGACCGCCGGGTCCTCC
This Streptomyces misionensis DNA region includes the following protein-coding sequences:
- a CDS encoding DUF72 domain-containing protein, whose product is MANILIGTCGWTDRALLASGWYPPGRRDTEGRLRHYATRFPVVEADSPYYALPTAATTARWAERTPDGFRFDVKAHALLTGHPTRPAALPADLRGRARDDALLAEVWSRYAEALEPLRRAGRLGTLLFQYPPSLTPGPRAEAFVRAARERARDWPFAVEFRDPAWWHSDRTAPFLADLDATAVAVDTVRGLSGSLPPDAPVTTPRLGLVRFHGRSPRWGTGTKEDRFRHTYSAAELAEWLPRIRRLADRTDELHLLFNNCCGDAAVRAAETMRTLLTGALPAPRTEIRSFETPGPI
- a CDS encoding alkaline phosphatase family protein; translation: MSGSSPFRRARTVVTAAAALAAAAGLWAGPGGAAAQAAGAVPSPDHVVVVVFENHSYSQVIGSSSAPYINSLKSGGANLTQSYALTHPSQPNYFDLFSGATQGITDDSCYTPGFSSAPNLASELIAAGRSWASYNESLPSQGSTTCSSGSYARKHNPWFGFGNVPTSSAKTFAQFPTDYSTLPQLSFVTPNLCSDMHDCSVSTGDTWLKNNLGGYASWAKTHNSLLVVTFDEDDSKSGNRIPTVLYGQPVTAGSSSSTTYNHYDVLRTLEDTQGLSTHAGNAASAKDISGIWAS